The following proteins come from a genomic window of Emys orbicularis isolate rEmyOrb1 chromosome 9, rEmyOrb1.hap1, whole genome shotgun sequence:
- the ZBTB38 gene encoding zinc finger and BTB domain-containing protein 38, whose protein sequence is MTVMSHSKDLKDDFHSDTVLSILNEQRIRGILCDVTIIVEDTKFKAHSNVLAASSLYFKNIFWSHTICISGHVLELDDLKAEVFTEILNYIYSSTVVVKRQETVTDLAAAGKKLGISFLEDLTDINFSNSPCPYAFCITEKGVVKEEKNEKRHEDSAITNGPRITNAFSIFETENNNNLFSPLDLRASFKKVSETIKATNVGLDRDDVGKDAEPASTLAEHSYAVSSGGDAFQGTPFLEHDSSPLYKMSEDNYETLQTTPLLQPIKQACGTPKMAFKPQCTGLAITKISAPKVTNTEVQQEAVTDKAIIPFPHDKAGDLLFSTEEENKSANIPGPIATVIPPVYRCNCCTRSFDDRALLSTHLQLHTNHQEPLICKYCSKQFANLNRLENHEQVCRSSGSISVQSGNEQKMLDNYTTTDERNGSSHGNTEPLLSENNITDYSSANCTLPETDHLVKVVDGQILYTCIVCKRSYVTLSSLRRHANVHSWRRTYPCHYCNKVFALAEYRTRHEIWHTGERRYQCIFCLETFMTYYILKNHQKSFHAIDHRLAVNKKTANGGLKPSMYPYKLYRLLPMKCRRLPYKSYQNSSYENVQASNQVNEATSGTCIIQNSLNSELPSLNFQNNILTNNTTISLNTSSCNDATSSMNIQNVSPWAVGMLNSDLQSDFFTAEKSVPQAANELSSGSQECDSSVLSFSNVSENSTSVINYSSSAPSVIMHSSRVSSVIMHSNAVTSMGSSKTISSNNTATQSIKDDCKHGSDNYGKGITKAKTIKEKKKTLLYNRGETLEELQYITGSGGSSNKTTDTVQESSKTETYIAKPALPGTSTDSNVAPLCQITVKIGNEAIVKRHILGSKLFYKRGRRSKCESEQDNQPQETETERKERSPTRLCKSECMELTEMCDDVSDQDSNDKPWRPYYNYKPKKKSKQLRKMRKVKWRKNHGNKNSSSESENTCNREYALRKIPEEKGINKEGNSEMPNLHCELCEREKSSTEEIQEPIHWHVPTSKPYICELCQKQFQSPSTLKMHMRCHTGEKPYTCKTCGKCFSVPGNLQKHERIHLGVKDFVCQYCSKAFTLNETLKIHERIHTGEKRYHCQFCLQSFLYLSTKRNHEQRHVHEHNGKGYACLQCPKICKTAAALGMHQKKHLFKSPSQQDRKEYLCNESSKHLENQHFIDSDGNEVNSIQSMTPKVIL, encoded by the coding sequence ATGACAGTCATGTCCCATTCAAAGGATCTCAAGGATGACTTTCATAGTGACACGGTACTCTCCATTTTAAATGAACAGCGCATTCGGGGTATTTTATGTGATGTCACTATAATTGTGGAAGATACTAAATTTAAAGCCCACAGTAATGTACTAGCAGCTTCAAGCctttatttcaaaaatattttttggagTCATACGATCTGTATTTCTGGACATGTCCTGGAGTTAGATGATCTTAAGGCTGAAGTGTTTACTGAAATACTTAATTATATCTACAGTTCCACAGTAGTTGTTAAGAGACAGGAGACTGTAACAGACCTTGCAGCTGCAGGGAAAAAACTGGGAATATCGTTTCTGGAAGATCTTACAGACATTAATTTTTCAAATTCCCCTTGTCCATATGCATTTTGTATAACTGAAAAAGGGGtggtcaaagaagaaaaaaatgaaaaaagacatGAAGATTCAGCTATCACAAACGGGCCAAGAATCACAAATGCTTTTTCAATTTTTGAAACTGAAAATAATAACAATTTGTTTTCTCCACTTGACTTGAGAGCAAGTTTTAAAAAGGTATCTGAGACAATTAAAGCAACCAATGTTGGCCTTGATAGGGATGACGTTGGAAAAGATGCTGAGCCAGCCAGTACGTTAGCTGAACACTCCTATGCAGTTTCTTCTGGAGGTGATGCTTTTCAAGGAACTCCTTTTTTAGAACATGACAGCAGCCCTCTGTATAAAATGAGCGAAGACAATTATGAAACTCTTCAGACAACACCTCTACTTCAACCAATAAAACAAGCATGTGGTACACCAAAGATGGCCTTTAAACCCCAGTGTACTGGTTTGGCTATAACAAAAATATCAGCCCCCAAAGTAACCAATACAGAGGTTCAACAAGAAGCAGTTACAGATAAAGCGATTATTCCTTTTCCTCATGATAAGGCAGGAGACTTACTTTTTTCCACAGAAGAGGAAAATAAATCTGCTAACATCCCTGGACCCATAGCAACAGTTATTCCACCTGTTTACAGATGTAACTGTTGTACCAGATCATTTGATGACAGAGCTTTACTCAGTACCCATCTTCAGCTTCACACAAATCATCAGGAACCTTTAATATGCAAATACTGCAGCAAACAATTTGCAAATCTTAACAGACTGGAGAATCATGAACAAGTCTGCAGGAGTTCAGGCAGCATATCTGTTCAGAGTGGAAATGAACAAAAAATGTTAGATAACTATACTACTACTGATGAAAGAAATGGAAGCTCACATGGAAACACAGAGCCTCTGTTGTCTGAAAACAATATTACTGATTACTCCAGTGCAAACTGCACCTTGCCAGAAACAGATCATTTGGTTAAAGTTGTTGATGGGCAGATATTATATACATGCATAGTTTGCAAACGTAGCTATGTAACACTGTCTAGCCTTCGAAGACATGCAAATGTGCATTCATGGAGAAGAACTTATCCTTGCCATTACTGCAACAAAGTGTTTGCATTAGCTGAATATCGTACCAGACATGAAATCTGGCACACAGGGGAAAGGCGTTATCAGTGCATTTTCTGCCTTGAGACTTTCATGACCTATTATATACTAAAAAATCATCAGAAATCTTTCCATGCAATTGACCATCGACTTGCAGTAAATAAAAAAACAGCTAATGGAGGCTTAAAGCCTAGCATGTATCCTTACAAACTTTATAGGCTTTTACCTATGAAATGCAGAAGGCTACCTTATAAGTCCTACCAGAATTCTTCGTATGAAAATGTACAAGCAAGCAACCAAGTTAATGAAGCAACTTCTGGTACCTGCATTATTCAGAATTCTCTCAACTCTGAACTACCTTCGCTGAATTTTCAAAATAATATATTAACAAACAATACCACTATTTCCTTGAATACATCTTCGTGCAATGATGCAACATCATCTATGAATATTCAGAATGTTTCACCTTGGGCAGTAGGAATGTTAAATTCTGACCTACAAAGTGACTTTTTTACTGCAGAAAAATCAGTGCCCCAAGCTGCAAATGAACTTAGTTCTGGTTCTCAGGAATGTGATTCCTCCGTTCTGTCTTTCAGTAATGTAAGTGAAAATTCAACCTCTGTTATTAACTATAGCAGCTCAGCACCCTCGGTTATAATGCACAGTAGTAGAGTTTCATCAGTAATAATGCACAGTAATGCAGTCACTTCTATGGGAAGCAGTAAGACAATATCCTCCAATAATACAGCCACTCAGTCCATAAAAGATGACTGTAAACATGGGTCAGATAATTATGGCAAAGGCATTACTAAAGCAAAaactattaaagaaaaaaagaaaacacttctGTACAATAGAGGAGAAACACTCGAGGAGTTACAGTATATTACAGGATCTGGAGGTTCATCTAACAAGACTACAGATACTGTTCAAGAATCAAGTAAAACTGAAACCTACATTGCAAAGCCTGCCTTACCTGGAACATCTACTGATAGTAATGTTGCTCCTCTTTGTCAAATAACAGTAAAAATTGGGAATGAGGCTATTGTAAAAAGACATATTTTAGGTTCCAAACTGTTTTATAAAAGAGGAAGAAGGTCTAAATGTGAATCTGAACAGGACAATCAGCCTCAGGAGACTgaaacagagagaaaagaaagaagcCCAACTAGGCTTTGCAAATCAGAATGTATGGAACTGACTGAAATGTGCGATGATGTAAGTGATCAGGATTCCAATGACAAACCTTGGAGACCTTATTATAATTACAAACCAAAAAAGAAATCTAAACAGCTAAGAAAAATGAGAAAAGTCAAATGGAGGAAGAATCATGGAAACAAGAACTCCAGTAGTGAAAGTGAAAATACATGCAATAGAGAGTATGCACTTAGAAAAATTCCTGAAGAAAAGGGCATCAATAAAGAAGGAAACTCAGAAATGCCTAATCTTCATTGTGAGctctgtgagagagagaaatcttcCACTGAAGAAATCCAGGAACCTATACATTGGCATGTACCTACTTCAAAGCCTTATATTTGTGAATTATGCCAAAAGCAGTTCCAGAGCCCATCCACACTAAAAATGCATATGAGATGTCATACTGGAGAAAAGCCGTATACTTGTAAAACCTGTGGTAAGTGTTTTTCAGTTCCAGGAAACCTACAGAAACATGAACGTATTCACTTGGGTGTCAAGGATTTTGTCTGTCAATATTGTAGTAAGGCATTCACTTTAAATGAAACGCTCAAAATACATGAAAGAATACATACTGGAGAAAAACGCTACCACTGTCAATTCTGCTTACAGAGTTTTTTATATCTTTCTACCAAAAGGAATCATGAGCAAAGACATGTACATGAACACAATGGAAAAGGATATGCTTGTCTTCAGTGCCCCAAAATTTGCAAGACAGCAGCTGCTCTTGGAATGCACCAGAAGAAACATCTATTCAAAAGCCCAAGTCAACAGGATAGAAAAGAGTATTTGTGTAATGAAAGCTCTAAACATTTGGAAAATCAACATTTCATTGACTCAGATGGGAACGAAGTTAATAGTATACAGAGTATGACTCCAAAAGTTATACTTTGA